The following are encoded together in the Salinibacterium sp. UTAS2018 genome:
- a CDS encoding fructose-specific PTS transporter subunit EIIC, with amino-acid sequence MSHLITPELVLLDADLGTDRAGVIRALTNLVAEQGRATNADSLFDDAWAREQLTDTGVPGGIAIPHCRSEAVTEATLVMARLKPAVDFGAADAPADLIFLIAAPAGADQEHLTVLSALARSLVNPEFVDSLRAASTRENIVALVEQATAPEEKAAPAGAAGGAGAGSSTEAAAGAAAAAAGHPAANADAAARPILIAVTACPTGIAHTYMAADSLAAAAERAGVELHVETQGSSGSTPLDPAVIAAASAVIFAVDVDVRDRARFAGKALVQSPVKRGIDAPDAMIAEALAAASDPNAARVAGGEASNSVANDAASTSSDEHFGQTVTRALLTGVSYMIPFVAGGGLLIALGFLLGGYLITDTAGDIITQNSLWNLPDGGVRAYLGAAAFQIGAASMGFLVPALAGYIAYAIADRPGIAPGFTAGAVAGLMGAGFLGGIVGGLLAGVAAHWLAQRKTAAWFRGLMPVVVIPLLASIFASGLMVLILGGPIAALTIGLNNFLNGLNGASAVVLGIILGAMMGFDLGGPVNKVAYSFAVAGLGAGAVDNQAPWMIMAAVMAAGMVAPLAMALASTVLARRLFSPVEKENGKAAWLLGASFISEGAIPFAAADPLRVIPASAIGSAVTGALIMAFGVTSQAPHGGLFVFFAINPFPMFLVAILAGMVVTALIVIALKRFTRKSETVASAAAQVPVAT; translated from the coding sequence ATGTCGCACCTCATCACCCCCGAGCTCGTGTTGCTCGATGCCGACCTCGGCACCGATCGCGCGGGTGTCATTCGCGCGCTGACGAATCTCGTCGCCGAACAGGGACGCGCCACCAACGCCGACTCGCTCTTCGATGACGCGTGGGCCCGCGAACAACTGACCGATACCGGCGTTCCCGGCGGCATCGCGATCCCCCACTGCCGCTCCGAAGCGGTCACCGAGGCGACCCTCGTGATGGCAAGACTCAAGCCCGCCGTCGACTTTGGTGCTGCGGATGCTCCCGCCGACCTCATCTTTTTGATCGCGGCCCCGGCCGGTGCCGACCAAGAACACCTCACGGTGCTCTCGGCTCTCGCCCGCTCGCTCGTGAACCCCGAGTTCGTCGACAGCTTGCGTGCCGCCTCGACTCGCGAAAACATCGTCGCGCTCGTGGAGCAAGCCACTGCGCCCGAAGAGAAGGCCGCGCCCGCCGGTGCTGCTGGTGGTGCTGGAGCTGGCTCGAGCACTGAGGCTGCTGCTGGTGCTGCTGCCGCTGCTGCCGGACACCCTGCGGCCAACGCCGATGCCGCCGCGCGCCCCATACTGATTGCCGTCACCGCGTGCCCGACCGGCATCGCCCACACCTACATGGCCGCCGATTCACTCGCGGCCGCCGCTGAGCGTGCTGGCGTGGAACTCCACGTCGAGACTCAGGGTTCGTCGGGGTCGACGCCGCTCGATCCTGCGGTCATTGCTGCGGCATCCGCTGTCATCTTTGCTGTCGATGTGGATGTTCGCGACAGGGCCCGATTCGCCGGCAAGGCTCTCGTGCAGTCGCCCGTGAAGCGCGGTATCGATGCGCCGGACGCGATGATCGCCGAGGCTCTCGCCGCCGCAAGCGACCCCAACGCTGCCCGCGTGGCCGGCGGCGAAGCAAGCAACTCGGTAGCCAATGACGCCGCGAGCACCTCGAGCGACGAACACTTCGGCCAGACCGTCACGCGCGCGCTGCTCACCGGCGTGAGCTACATGATTCCGTTCGTGGCCGGTGGCGGATTGCTGATCGCGCTCGGCTTCCTGCTCGGTGGGTACCTCATCACTGACACCGCGGGCGACATCATCACGCAGAACAGCCTGTGGAACCTGCCCGACGGTGGAGTCAGGGCGTACCTCGGCGCCGCGGCCTTCCAAATCGGTGCCGCTTCGATGGGCTTCCTCGTCCCCGCCCTTGCCGGTTACATCGCTTACGCGATTGCCGACCGCCCGGGTATCGCTCCCGGCTTCACGGCCGGTGCGGTTGCGGGCCTCATGGGCGCGGGCTTCCTCGGCGGTATCGTCGGTGGACTCCTCGCGGGTGTTGCCGCTCACTGGCTCGCACAGCGCAAAACTGCGGCCTGGTTCCGCGGTCTCATGCCCGTTGTCGTGATCCCGCTGCTGGCATCCATCTTCGCCTCCGGCCTCATGGTGCTGATCCTCGGTGGGCCGATTGCCGCCCTCACCATTGGCCTCAACAATTTCCTCAACGGCTTGAACGGAGCATCCGCTGTCGTTCTGGGCATCATTCTGGGCGCCATGATGGGCTTCGACCTCGGTGGCCCCGTGAACAAGGTTGCCTACTCCTTCGCCGTTGCTGGTCTTGGTGCCGGTGCCGTCGACAATCAGGCGCCGTGGATGATCATGGCCGCCGTCATGGCTGCCGGAATGGTCGCGCCGCTCGCGATGGCTCTCGCGTCGACCGTTCTCGCTCGGCGCCTCTTCTCGCCCGTTGAGAAAGAAAACGGCAAGGCAGCTTGGTTGCTCGGTGCGTCATTCATCTCAGAGGGAGCCATCCCGTTCGCTGCCGCTGACCCGCTGCGCGTGATCCCCGCCAGCGCCATCGGTAGCGCCGTCACTGGCGCCCTGATCATGGCGTTCGGCGTCACTTCGCAGGCTC
- a CDS encoding 1-phosphofructokinase family hexose kinase: MIVTVTANPSLDRTIELASALDRGAVQRSVASSEQPGGKGVNVSRALIASGLETIAVLPGDAADPMLVALRAEQTPTAGLPIAGLPIAGRVRSNVTIAEPDGTTTKINEPGPQLTAADDAALIDLVVSHALDAEWVVLAGSLPPGLSSDFYVRVVLAIRAGTDGPLPRIAVDSSGAPMKALIDSGVGVDLIKPNAEELAEITGLPDTFESDPDAAAAAALGLIARGCHAVLATLGSRGALLVTADETWRATMPPVAAKSTVGAGDASLAGYLVADQRGDTAERRLAQAVAHGAAAASLPGSTMPRLDQTHPETADVQPLGRPAAR, translated from the coding sequence ATGATCGTCACCGTAACCGCCAACCCCAGCCTCGATCGCACGATCGAACTCGCCTCCGCTCTCGACCGCGGCGCGGTGCAGCGTTCGGTAGCCAGCAGCGAGCAGCCCGGCGGCAAGGGCGTCAACGTCTCGCGTGCGCTTATCGCTTCGGGGCTCGAGACGATTGCGGTGCTGCCCGGCGATGCTGCTGACCCGATGCTCGTTGCCCTGCGCGCCGAGCAGACGCCGACCGCGGGCTTGCCAATCGCGGGCCTTCCGATTGCAGGGCGGGTGCGCTCCAACGTCACGATCGCCGAACCCGATGGAACGACGACCAAGATCAACGAGCCTGGTCCACAGCTCACCGCAGCCGACGACGCGGCGTTGATCGATCTCGTGGTCTCACACGCGCTCGACGCCGAATGGGTCGTGCTCGCTGGCTCGCTCCCGCCGGGCCTTAGCTCCGACTTTTACGTTCGTGTTGTTCTCGCCATTCGTGCGGGCACGGATGGGCCGCTGCCCCGCATCGCCGTCGACTCCTCGGGTGCTCCGATGAAAGCCCTCATCGATTCGGGGGTGGGTGTTGACCTCATCAAACCCAACGCCGAGGAACTCGCCGAAATAACGGGCCTCCCCGACACCTTCGAGAGCGATCCGGATGCCGCGGCCGCTGCCGCGCTCGGCCTCATCGCTCGCGGCTGCCACGCCGTGCTCGCGACCCTCGGATCGCGCGGAGCGCTCCTCGTGACCGCCGACGAGACGTGGCGAGCCACCATGCCTCCCGTCGCCGCCAAGAGCACCGTCGGAGCCGGAGATGCCTCACTGGCCGGCTACCTTGTGGCCGATCAGCGCGGTGACACCGCCGAACGACGTCTTGCACAGGCCGTTGCTCATGGCGCTGCGGCCGCCTCCCTCCCCGGCAGCACCATGCCGCGCCTCGACCAGACTCATCCCGAGACCGCTGACGTTCAGCCGCTCGGCCGCCCCGCCGCCCGCTAA
- a CDS encoding DeoR/GlpR family DNA-binding transcription regulator, whose amino-acid sequence MYAEERQQHIEGKLAEAGRVTVIDLAHTFDVSSETVRRDLDQLEARGVLRRVHGGAVSAARISRIEESVAARTDRNSDAKERIALAAMALIPSTFTGAISLDSGTTTNRLALHLRDWQPAASTGSMTVITNSLSIAATVSENPHIEVQLIGGRLRGITGAAVGSATLSQLANIRPDIAFVGANGVHAEFGFSTPDPDEAAVKSALTRGSRRAIALVDASKLGLETLISFASLSEVDTIITDDSPDDDLTRALERADVDTVIA is encoded by the coding sequence ATGTACGCAGAAGAGCGGCAACAGCACATAGAGGGCAAGCTCGCTGAAGCCGGTCGCGTCACCGTCATCGACCTCGCTCACACGTTCGACGTGTCAAGCGAAACGGTCCGCCGGGACCTCGACCAGCTCGAAGCACGGGGCGTTTTGCGTCGCGTGCATGGAGGAGCGGTCTCGGCGGCTCGGATTAGTCGCATCGAAGAAAGCGTTGCGGCCCGCACCGACCGCAACTCCGACGCCAAAGAGCGCATTGCTCTCGCCGCGATGGCCCTGATTCCGTCAACCTTTACGGGCGCGATCAGCCTCGATTCGGGAACCACGACGAACCGCCTGGCGCTGCACCTGCGTGACTGGCAGCCCGCGGCATCCACCGGTTCGATGACGGTAATTACCAACTCACTCTCCATCGCTGCCACCGTGAGCGAGAACCCGCACATCGAGGTTCAGCTGATCGGCGGCCGCTTGCGGGGCATCACCGGCGCCGCGGTCGGCTCTGCCACCCTCTCCCAACTCGCCAACATCCGCCCCGACATCGCTTTCGTCGGTGCCAACGGCGTTCACGCTGAGTTCGGATTCAGCACTCCCGACCCCGACGAGGCCGCCGTGAAGAGCGCCCTCACTCGCGGTTCGCGACGCGCCATCGCTCTCGTCGATGCCTCGAAGCTCGGCCTCGAAACGCTCATCAGTTTCGCCTCACTCTCCGAGGTCGACACGATCATCACCGATGACTCCCCCGACGACGATCTGACGCGTGCGCTCGAGCGCGCGGATGTTGACACGGTGATCGCATGA
- the metG gene encoding methionine--tRNA ligase: protein MSAGDSFYIATPIFYVNDVPHIGHAYTEVAADVLARWHRQRGEDAWLLTGTDEHGQKILRTAVANNTTPQEWADRLVADSWQPLLETIDIANDDFIRTTDERHEKAVATFLQRLYDDGHIYAGEYEGYYCVGCEEYKQLDDLVTAPDGDYKGQLVCAIHSRPVEILKEKNYFFRMSDFGQRLLDLYESQPDFVQPASVRNEIIQFVKQGLDDLSISRSSFDWGVKVPWDESHVVYVWFDALLNYISAIGYGVDDEQFAKRWPAVQLVGKDIARFHAVIWPAMLMAADLPVPRAVFGHGWLLVGGEKMSKSKLTGIAPSQITDTFGSDAFRYYFMSAITFGQDGSFSWEDLSARYQAELANGFGNLASRVIAMVNKYFDGEIPKLSELTASDEAIIATQKRATENSNAFIDKFAINDALSSVWQLVDELNGYITEQEPWALSKDPANRERLGTVLATTVNGLGTLAILLSPVLPKATHKLWTAIGGVGELREQRIDDAQNWSHSGRVTALESSLFPRIEVDAESSTA from the coding sequence ATGTCTGCCGGCGACTCCTTCTACATTGCGACGCCCATCTTCTATGTAAACGACGTTCCCCATATCGGGCACGCGTATACGGAGGTGGCCGCCGACGTTCTTGCGCGCTGGCACCGTCAGCGGGGTGAAGACGCCTGGCTGCTCACGGGCACCGACGAGCACGGCCAGAAGATTCTGCGCACCGCCGTTGCCAACAACACGACTCCGCAAGAGTGGGCCGACCGTCTCGTCGCCGACTCCTGGCAGCCGCTGCTCGAGACCATCGACATCGCCAACGACGACTTCATTCGCACGACCGATGAGCGTCATGAGAAGGCCGTTGCCACGTTCTTGCAGCGCCTGTACGACGACGGCCACATCTACGCGGGCGAGTACGAGGGCTACTACTGCGTTGGTTGTGAAGAGTACAAGCAGCTCGACGACCTCGTCACGGCTCCCGATGGCGACTACAAGGGCCAACTTGTCTGCGCGATTCACTCGCGCCCCGTAGAGATCCTCAAGGAGAAGAACTACTTCTTCCGGATGAGCGACTTCGGGCAGCGACTGCTCGACCTCTATGAAAGCCAGCCCGACTTCGTTCAGCCCGCGAGCGTGCGCAACGAAATCATTCAGTTCGTCAAGCAGGGACTCGACGACCTCTCGATCTCGCGCTCCAGCTTCGACTGGGGTGTCAAGGTTCCGTGGGATGAAAGCCACGTCGTGTACGTTTGGTTCGACGCTCTGCTCAACTACATCAGCGCGATCGGTTACGGCGTCGACGATGAACAGTTCGCCAAGCGCTGGCCTGCCGTGCAACTCGTCGGCAAAGACATCGCTCGTTTCCACGCGGTTATCTGGCCCGCCATGCTCATGGCAGCAGACCTTCCGGTGCCGCGTGCCGTCTTCGGCCACGGCTGGTTGCTCGTCGGTGGCGAGAAGATGTCCAAGTCGAAGCTCACCGGTATCGCTCCGAGTCAGATCACTGACACCTTCGGTTCGGATGCGTTCCGCTACTACTTCATGAGCGCCATTACCTTCGGTCAAGACGGCTCCTTCAGCTGGGAAGACCTGAGCGCGCGCTACCAAGCAGAGCTCGCCAACGGCTTCGGCAACCTTGCCTCGCGCGTCATCGCGATGGTGAATAAGTACTTCGATGGGGAGATTCCGAAGCTCAGTGAGCTCACGGCATCCGACGAAGCAATTATTGCGACCCAGAAGCGTGCCACCGAGAACTCGAACGCGTTCATCGACAAGTTCGCCATCAACGACGCACTCTCGTCGGTGTGGCAACTCGTGGATGAACTCAACGGGTACATCACCGAGCAAGAGCCGTGGGCGCTGTCGAAAGACCCCGCCAACCGCGAACGCCTCGGCACCGTGCTGGCCACAACCGTCAACGGTTTGGGCACGCTCGCCATCCTGCTGTCACCGGTGCTGCCCAAGGCAACCCACAAGCTCTGGACCGCCATTGGTGGTGTCGGCGAACTGCGCGAGCAGCGCATCGACGACGCTCAGAACTGGTCGCACTCCGGTCGCGTCACGGCTCTCGAATCGTCGCTGTTCCCGCGCATTGAAGTGGATGCCGAGAGCAGCACGGCGTGA
- a CDS encoding TatD family hydrolase → MTEPFIRQRHRSADENASEKTQYPPLPEPLEGVVYDNHTHLEIADGGPDGALDFTEHLARAASVGVRGVVQVGTDVATSRWSAELAATNPRVLAAVAIHPNDAPELEAAGELDAALAAIDELAALPRVRAIGETGLDFFRTDDEGRPAQFRSFEEHIAIAKRHGLALQIHDRDAHDAVIETLLRVGAPERTVFHCFSGDAAMARIAADNGWFLSFAGTVTFKNAANLREALSVIDLDRIMVETDAPYLTPHPLRGRPNAPYLMPHTVRAMAAHLEISELELSAQLAATTEAVYGSWDTELPDGTAPAPARSAASTPQNAGTR, encoded by the coding sequence GTGACCGAACCGTTCATAAGGCAGCGTCACCGCAGCGCCGACGAGAATGCCTCCGAGAAGACGCAGTATCCGCCGCTGCCGGAGCCTCTCGAGGGCGTTGTCTATGACAATCACACGCACCTCGAGATCGCTGACGGTGGGCCCGACGGAGCGCTCGACTTCACCGAGCACCTCGCGCGCGCAGCCTCGGTCGGTGTGCGTGGCGTCGTGCAGGTCGGTACGGATGTCGCCACGAGTCGCTGGTCTGCTGAACTGGCAGCCACCAACCCGCGGGTTCTCGCGGCGGTCGCCATCCACCCGAACGACGCCCCCGAGCTCGAAGCAGCGGGGGAGTTGGATGCTGCGCTCGCCGCCATCGATGAACTTGCCGCGCTTCCGCGAGTGCGCGCCATCGGCGAAACGGGGCTCGATTTCTTTCGCACGGACGACGAGGGTCGCCCCGCGCAGTTCCGCTCTTTTGAAGAGCACATTGCGATCGCCAAGCGGCACGGCCTTGCGCTGCAGATCCACGATCGCGACGCCCACGACGCCGTCATCGAGACGTTGTTGCGGGTCGGTGCTCCCGAGCGCACGGTCTTCCACTGCTTCTCGGGCGATGCCGCAATGGCACGCATTGCCGCCGACAACGGCTGGTTCTTGTCCTTCGCTGGAACGGTGACGTTCAAGAACGCGGCCAACCTTCGCGAAGCGCTTTCGGTGATCGATCTCGACCGCATCATGGTCGAAACCGATGCTCCCTATCTCACGCCGCATCCGCTGCGTGGCCGGCCGAATGCGCCGTACCTGATGCCGCACACCGTGCGCGCGATGGCGGCGCATCTCGAAATCAGCGAGCTCGAACTCTCGGCGCAACTCGCGGCCACCACCGAGGCCGTTTATGGTTCGTGGGATACCGAACTTCCCGACGGCACTGCGCCAGCACCAGCGCGCTCGGCAGCATCTACCCCACAGAACGCAGGCACACGATGA
- the rsmA gene encoding 16S rRNA (adenine(1518)-N(6)/adenine(1519)-N(6))-dimethyltransferase RsmA → MSTLLGPAEIRDLADLLGIQPTKKLGQNFVIDPNTVRRIVKAAHVVSGETVVEVGPGLGSLTLGILETGASVVAVEIDKRLAAQLPITVSQLQPDAQLTVITDDAMRVTELPNEPRVFVANLPYNVSVPVLLHFLEHFDSLDRGLVMVQAEVGNRVAAGPGSKVYGSPSIKAAWYGEFSTAGLVSRQVFWPVPNVDSVLVRFERREQPGTIEERKATFALVDAAFQQRRKMLRQSLSSVLGSSTAASDRLIAAGIAPTARGEELTVLDFLAIARAA, encoded by the coding sequence ATGAGCACCCTTCTCGGCCCCGCCGAGATCCGCGATCTCGCTGATCTGCTCGGCATTCAGCCCACCAAGAAGCTGGGCCAAAACTTCGTCATCGATCCCAACACAGTGCGCCGCATCGTCAAAGCCGCGCACGTCGTCTCGGGTGAAACGGTGGTCGAGGTCGGTCCCGGGCTTGGCTCGTTGACGCTCGGAATTCTCGAGACCGGTGCATCCGTCGTCGCCGTCGAAATCGACAAGCGCCTCGCTGCCCAGTTGCCGATCACGGTTAGCCAGTTGCAGCCGGATGCTCAGCTCACGGTCATCACTGACGACGCGATGCGCGTCACCGAGCTGCCCAACGAGCCCCGCGTTTTCGTCGCCAACTTGCCGTACAACGTGTCGGTGCCCGTGCTGCTGCACTTCTTGGAGCACTTCGATTCGCTCGACCGCGGTCTCGTGATGGTGCAGGCTGAAGTCGGCAATCGCGTCGCCGCCGGCCCCGGCAGCAAGGTTTATGGTTCGCCGAGCATCAAGGCCGCCTGGTACGGAGAGTTCTCCACCGCTGGGCTTGTGAGCCGCCAAGTTTTCTGGCCCGTGCCCAACGTCGACTCCGTGCTCGTGCGTTTTGAACGCCGCGAACAGCCCGGCACGATCGAGGAGCGTAAGGCAACGTTCGCTCTCGTGGATGCCGCCTTCCAGCAGCGTCGCAAAATGTTGCGTCAGTCGCTCTCGAGTGTGTTGGGCAGCTCAACGGCTGCGTCCGACCGGCTCATTGCGGCGGGCATCGCGCCGACCGCCCGGGGCGAGGAGCTCACGGTTCTCGACTTCCTGGCCATCGCGCGCGCTGCGTAG